In one Lolium rigidum isolate FL_2022 chromosome 3, APGP_CSIRO_Lrig_0.1, whole genome shotgun sequence genomic region, the following are encoded:
- the LOC124695210 gene encoding defensin Ec-AMP-D2-like → MEASRKLFAAALLVVLLLAATEELGGPVVMAEARTCQSQSHRFRGPCVRRSNCANVCRTEGFPDGKCRGFRRRCFCTTHCHHH, encoded by the exons ATGGAGGCTTCACGCAAGCTCTTCGCGGCCGCCCTCCTCGTCGTGCTGCTGCTCGCGGCCACCG AGGAGTTGGGAGGTCCGGTGGTGATGGCGGAGGCGAGGACGTGCCAGTCGCAGAGCCACCGGTTCAGGGGGCCCTGCGTGCGCCGCTCCAACTGCGCCAACGTCTGCAGGACCGAGGGCTTCCCCGACGGCAAGTGCCGCGGCTTCAGGCGCCGCTGCTTCTGCACCACCCACTGCCACCACCACTGA